From a single Pseudoalteromonas nigrifaciens genomic region:
- a CDS encoding glycosyltransferase family 4 protein, whose amino-acid sequence MEKILMKLALVIDDYLPDSTRVGAKMFHELALELLASGHNVTVITPAVGQAKKFTEQSIDGVTVWRFSSGPIKDVGKVTRALNETLLSFRAWSAIKQHVNENTFDGVIYYSPSIFFGGLVNKIKQCCNCSSYLVLRDLFPQWVIDAGMIKKGSLIARYFKFFEQYSYQAANTIGLMSEKNREVFSQSNRTDYPTEILRNWADTTPVNIESSVNSIRMQLQLENKVIYFYGGNIGHAQDMANLMRLVKNMQYCTHAHFLFIGQGDEVELINKLAQQWQLTNYTYLPSVNQNEFKRILADIDIGLFSLSAKHTAHNFPGKLLGYMVQSLPILGSVNSGNDLQALVNSSGAGVISENGDDEQLLKNAIALYENPNLRKQLGNGAYELLKNEFSVTAIAANIVKKLKEQ is encoded by the coding sequence GTGGAAAAAATATTAATGAAGCTTGCTTTAGTCATTGATGACTACTTGCCAGACAGCACCAGGGTTGGTGCTAAAATGTTTCATGAACTCGCACTTGAGCTCTTGGCAAGTGGGCATAATGTAACAGTAATTACCCCTGCCGTAGGGCAAGCGAAAAAATTTACTGAACAAAGCATAGACGGTGTAACAGTTTGGCGCTTTAGTTCTGGTCCTATTAAAGATGTGGGCAAAGTAACACGAGCGTTAAACGAAACCTTACTCTCATTTAGAGCTTGGTCGGCTATTAAGCAACATGTAAATGAGAACACCTTTGATGGCGTAATTTATTACTCTCCTTCCATATTTTTTGGTGGCTTAGTTAATAAAATTAAGCAGTGTTGTAACTGTTCCTCTTATTTAGTGTTACGTGACTTGTTTCCACAGTGGGTTATAGATGCTGGAATGATAAAAAAAGGCTCTTTAATAGCGCGTTATTTTAAATTTTTTGAACAGTACTCATACCAAGCCGCAAACACCATTGGCTTAATGTCAGAGAAAAACAGAGAAGTATTTAGCCAAAGTAACCGCACAGATTATCCCACCGAAATTTTGCGTAACTGGGCAGATACAACCCCCGTTAATATTGAGAGCAGCGTTAATTCTATTCGTATGCAGCTGCAACTAGAAAATAAAGTTATTTACTTTTATGGTGGCAACATTGGCCATGCGCAAGATATGGCAAACCTAATGCGCTTAGTTAAAAACATGCAATATTGTACCCATGCACACTTTTTATTTATTGGCCAAGGCGACGAAGTTGAGTTAATTAACAAGCTGGCGCAACAGTGGCAGTTAACAAATTACACTTATTTGCCCTCGGTTAATCAAAATGAATTTAAACGTATATTAGCCGACATTGACATAGGGCTGTTTTCTTTATCGGCCAAGCATACTGCGCATAACTTTCCAGGAAAGTTATTAGGCTATATGGTGCAGTCGTTGCCTATTTTAGGCAGTGTAAATAGTGGTAACGACCTGCAAGCGCTAGTTAATTCAAGCGGGGCGGGGGTTATCAGCGAAAATGGCGACGATGAGCAGCTATTAAAAAACGCCATAGCGCTTTACGAAAATCCCAACTTACGTAAGCAGCTAGGTAATGGAGCATATGAGCTGTTAAAAAATGAATTTTCAGTTACTGCTATCGCCGCTAACATTGTTAAAAAATTAAAAGAGCAATAA
- a CDS encoding WbuC family cupin fold metalloprotein, whose translation MRKITQSDIELLFEQASNSPRKRAHLNLHTSFDDKVQRLYIALLQGSYVEPHYHAFAHQWEMFIVQSGVLKVTLHHKDGSVISSFLVGDEQDTQAIEFKPGDVHSVECVSEHALMLEIKEGPFVEMHAKILLS comes from the coding sequence ATGAGGAAAATAACCCAATCAGACATCGAACTTTTATTTGAGCAGGCTAGTAACTCGCCCAGAAAAAGAGCGCACCTTAACTTACACACCAGCTTTGATGATAAAGTGCAAAGGCTATACATAGCACTATTGCAAGGCAGTTATGTAGAGCCACATTACCATGCTTTTGCGCATCAATGGGAAATGTTTATAGTGCAAAGTGGGGTATTAAAAGTAACGCTGCACCATAAAGATGGCTCTGTAATAAGCTCTTTTTTGGTAGGCGATGAACAAGATACTCAAGCGATTGAATTTAAACCGGGCGATGTGCATAGCGTAGAATGTGTATCGGAGCATGCATTAATGCTAGAAATAAAAGAAGGCCCGTTCGTTGAAATGCATGCAAAAATATTATTAAGCTAA
- the wecA gene encoding UDP-N-acetylglucosamine--undecaprenyl-phosphate N-acetylglucosaminephosphotransferase, with the protein MFLDLLFTFFIAFAILFLMRKVARRVGLVDKPSGRKLHSGNIPLVGGISICITIINYIYSHPGMINHANLYMLCIFGLTAVGALDDRFDLSVKIRMLVQALISVAMIYFANAEMHSLGNLLGFGVIELGILGGLVTVLAVIGCINAFNMVDGIDGLLGGLSIVTFGSVGILLSLSDEQSLSYLCILLVVCMIPYILMNLGLVGHKRKVFMGDAGSMMIGFTVIWLLIGASQAEGNPMIRPVTALWLIAVPLMDMVSIMIRRVKQGKSPFKPDRDHLHHICQRLGLSSLQTLGLICFIASVFAGIGILGEILLLPEYIMFYSFIAAFIGYLVILVNHCKVINFCRRILNLPEKEYSTVK; encoded by the coding sequence ATGTTTTTAGATCTACTTTTCACCTTTTTTATTGCGTTTGCAATTTTGTTTTTAATGCGTAAAGTTGCGCGTAGAGTAGGCCTAGTTGATAAGCCATCTGGGCGAAAATTACACTCTGGTAATATTCCGCTAGTTGGGGGGATTTCTATATGTATTACTATTATAAATTACATATATTCGCATCCAGGTATGATTAATCACGCAAACTTATATATGTTGTGTATATTTGGTTTAACAGCAGTAGGGGCACTGGACGATCGCTTTGATTTAAGTGTTAAAATACGTATGTTAGTACAAGCACTAATATCAGTAGCTATGATTTATTTTGCTAATGCTGAAATGCATAGCTTAGGAAACCTATTAGGCTTTGGTGTAATCGAGCTAGGAATACTTGGTGGCTTAGTCACTGTACTTGCCGTTATTGGCTGTATTAATGCCTTTAATATGGTTGACGGCATTGATGGGCTATTAGGTGGTTTATCAATAGTAACATTTGGCAGTGTAGGTATATTATTATCACTTTCGGATGAGCAAAGTTTAAGTTACTTATGTATATTATTAGTTGTTTGCATGATCCCATATATTTTAATGAATCTGGGTTTGGTTGGGCATAAACGAAAAGTATTTATGGGTGATGCCGGCAGTATGATGATAGGTTTTACAGTCATTTGGTTGCTTATTGGTGCAAGCCAAGCAGAAGGTAACCCAATGATTCGCCCGGTAACCGCGTTATGGCTTATCGCAGTACCGTTAATGGACATGGTTTCAATTATGATACGCAGGGTCAAACAAGGTAAATCACCTTTTAAGCCAGATCGTGATCATTTACATCATATTTGTCAGCGTTTGGGGTTGTCGTCGTTACAAACGTTAGGTCTAATTTGCTTTATTGCCTCAGTGTTTGCAGGCATCGGTATACTAGGCGAAATACTTTTATTACCAGAATACATTATGTTTTATAGCTTTATAGCTGCCTTTATAGGCTACTTAGTAATATTAGTTAATCACTGTAAAGTAATAAATTTTTGTAGACGTATACTAAACCTACCCGAAAAAGAATATTCAACAGTTAAGTAA
- the glmM gene encoding phosphoglucosamine mutase, whose protein sequence is MARKYFGTDGVRGKVGTFPITPDFAMKLGWAAGTILASSGTKEILIGKDTRNSGYMFESAIEAGLSAAGVNVAFVGPMPTPAVAYLASTFRADAGVVISASHNPFYDNGIKFFNNFGTKLNDEQELEIEALLDQALNNNAMQCVSSELLGKARRINDAAGRYIEFCKAIFPKELTLEGLKIVVDSANGAAYHIAPNVYAELGAEVISINDKPNGLNINEQCGATHLDSLQAAVLEHKADLGIALDGDADRLMLVDDLGSVVDGDQILYILAKAAKLQGNMHGGVVGTLMSNLGLELALNDMDIPFKRAKVGDRYVVEQLKNTGWKLGGEGSGHILHLDYATTGDGIVASLLVLTALIQQKQSLREYVAGMQKLPQVLLNVRLTKNNADEILNTDGVKQAVVEAETVLANTGRVLLRKSGTEPLIRVMVESTDSVVSQAQAEHIATAIKKLL, encoded by the coding sequence ATGGCACGTAAGTATTTTGGGACCGATGGGGTAAGAGGTAAAGTGGGTACTTTTCCTATTACCCCTGATTTTGCAATGAAGCTAGGGTGGGCTGCGGGCACTATTTTAGCATCAAGTGGTACTAAAGAAATTTTAATAGGTAAAGACACCCGTAATAGCGGCTATATGTTTGAATCGGCTATTGAAGCAGGCCTTTCTGCTGCCGGCGTAAATGTAGCCTTTGTTGGCCCTATGCCAACCCCCGCCGTTGCTTATTTAGCATCTACATTTAGGGCCGATGCAGGCGTAGTAATTAGTGCATCACATAATCCATTTTATGATAACGGTATTAAGTTTTTTAATAACTTTGGTACTAAGCTAAACGACGAACAAGAGCTAGAAATTGAAGCCTTGCTTGATCAAGCACTTAACAACAATGCTATGCAATGTGTAAGTTCTGAGTTGTTAGGTAAAGCTAGGCGCATTAACGATGCCGCAGGCCGATACATTGAATTTTGTAAGGCAATATTCCCTAAAGAGTTAACTCTGGAAGGTTTAAAAATTGTTGTAGATAGCGCAAATGGTGCTGCTTACCATATTGCTCCTAATGTATATGCAGAGTTGGGTGCAGAGGTTATTAGCATTAATGATAAACCTAATGGTTTAAACATTAACGAGCAGTGCGGTGCAACACATCTAGATAGCTTACAAGCCGCTGTATTAGAGCACAAAGCCGACTTAGGCATAGCACTTGACGGCGATGCCGACAGGTTAATGCTAGTAGACGATTTAGGTAGCGTAGTTGATGGCGACCAAATTCTTTATATTTTAGCAAAAGCCGCAAAACTACAAGGGAACATGCACGGTGGAGTTGTGGGTACGCTAATGTCTAACCTTGGGTTAGAGCTAGCACTTAATGATATGGATATTCCGTTTAAACGCGCTAAAGTAGGTGACCGCTATGTTGTTGAGCAGCTAAAAAACACAGGTTGGAAGCTAGGCGGTGAAGGCTCAGGGCATATTTTGCATTTAGATTACGCCACCACAGGTGATGGCATTGTCGCTTCTTTATTGGTATTAACAGCGCTTATTCAACAAAAGCAGTCTTTAAGAGAGTATGTTGCTGGTATGCAAAAATTACCTCAGGTACTTTTAAATGTGCGTTTAACAAAAAATAATGCAGATGAGATACTCAATACCGATGGGGTTAAGCAAGCAGTAGTAGAAGCTGAAACCGTGCTTGCGAATACAGGGCGTGTTTTACTACGTAAATCGGGCACTGAGCCGCTTATAAGGGTTATGGTTGAATCAACTGACTCTGTTGTATCACAAGCGCAGGCTGAGCATATAGCTACTGCAATAAAAAAGCTGCTATAA
- a CDS encoding site-specific integrase encodes MAHIRIRPNGRIQFDLHIYGQRFREGTKLMATPVNIKKANATLKKINAEIDLDTFQYRDYFPESKKVAKFEALQREKHPDRLYPFFNDYANEWFDRQKAKWKSSYQSVVRNTLDRYLIPEFGNILVNEIKLANVDYFRESLMVCDTKRVRKLSNKRINGILWPFVAILSLAAEEHDFPYPLRRYKTLKEERANSLPLIADEVQRFLECTPTQWRDYFMVRFWTGMRSCEIHGLRWEDVDFNHRLIRIRHNWVNGELGDVKTPKSRRDLKMCNTLFSLFKRLQKQTTSEFVFTHKGKPLNTHFVSTQLWYPTLNKAGLARRRPYETRHTAAVLHIAAHENPLYISHMLGHSDTRLLFDVYAPYVANASRQDGFAFNEMMIERGIA; translated from the coding sequence ATGGCTCACATTCGCATTCGCCCCAATGGGCGTATTCAATTTGATTTACACATTTATGGGCAGCGCTTTCGTGAAGGCACTAAGCTCATGGCAACCCCTGTTAATATTAAAAAAGCCAATGCAACGCTTAAAAAAATTAATGCTGAGATTGATTTAGATACGTTTCAGTATCGCGATTATTTTCCTGAGAGTAAAAAAGTCGCTAAGTTTGAAGCCTTGCAGCGCGAAAAACACCCTGATCGTCTTTATCCATTTTTTAACGATTACGCGAATGAATGGTTCGATCGCCAAAAAGCAAAATGGAAAAGCAGCTATCAAAGCGTGGTACGAAATACGCTCGACCGTTACCTCATTCCTGAATTTGGCAATATATTAGTTAATGAGATCAAGTTGGCTAATGTGGACTATTTTCGCGAAAGCTTAATGGTGTGCGATACCAAAAGGGTCCGTAAACTTTCTAATAAACGCATTAACGGTATTTTATGGCCGTTTGTGGCTATTTTGAGTTTAGCCGCAGAAGAGCACGACTTCCCTTATCCATTACGCCGCTATAAAACCCTAAAAGAAGAACGCGCAAATTCATTGCCGCTTATTGCCGATGAAGTACAACGCTTTTTAGAGTGTACCCCTACACAATGGCGCGATTATTTTATGGTGCGTTTTTGGACCGGTATGCGAAGTTGTGAAATACATGGTCTTCGCTGGGAAGATGTGGATTTTAATCACCGCCTCATTCGTATTCGTCACAATTGGGTAAATGGTGAACTCGGGGATGTAAAAACACCTAAGTCGCGCCGCGACTTAAAAATGTGTAATACACTCTTTTCGCTATTCAAACGCTTACAAAAACAAACAACCAGTGAATTTGTGTTTACTCACAAAGGCAAACCGCTTAATACCCACTTTGTAAGCACTCAACTGTGGTACCCCACACTTAATAAAGCGGGCCTTGCACGTCGCCGCCCCTACGAAACACGCCACACTGCCGCTGTACTGCATATCGCAGCACATGAAAACCCGCTGTACATTTCGCACATGCTGGGCCACAGCGACACACGTTTATTGTTTGACGTATACGCACCCTATGTTGCCAATGCGTCAAGGCAAGATGGCTTTGCGTTTAATGAAATGATGATTGAACGCGGGATTGCATAA
- a CDS encoding site-specific integrase — translation MAKKPLTAQSIITYREELGMDCEETSNLQWVCDLINSLNINERALSKEQLNDINKRIKSIPTGKQRVLLSALDHVLFYLKEICNWQLPEVKEQAFTDESTMWLFSIHEKNLLASQCFARYESQRESFMDKRWHDLGWVLLVLNFEVAPLHLSYWQRILSTPTCIEFFEGQFTLKVSHPKPISSYADEDKASFTRYPLPVFPLRVLLNFYKYLPEKALTTKSLLDAINRWVDTEPYYFAAMSPAEWLRTFQSFWHHHYAVPPKLLRDLSDPMRHVSPLDSTECYAIDTVKEKLLFIPPLNNAVVGAEKKAPADAWPHKNLIKYHKQSSKENSTKPTAPAWGTDNVIPKLFYHYTDELFNEGGVHKKTLLSQSIDRYTNFYKSLNPLSFDDATNPETLHRWAHKEFDRLDEKTTPWHLYNFLRSASHQELTDELDLEQFERPELPSLVDPFCLNVSQINSTVELLLSSKNGDAMQRLFASIAVILGYYGAMRRGEVLRLCLGDITIVNPQKKQLFSIVIRNTPEGTTKNKKTRIITVFMPEPAAKLIRILLKIKTGCDETKPLLGFEYESIGLRSSYYIYPVTQALKALFGPKVRFHHLRHGGAELLYLQGLHLAYQRQGCHLSSILQDEATEAMLSKESCLARFDFWLEGRLFDKMNAGLLLDVIAKQHGHSSYATTRRHYLHGMEKTIALFKPVYRQYSRAELRYIYDIPVGSNDISRILDSLSQEHSLLSSEDKKQFQPELTESQIIKKLKLNTLIVGKVTTTNKQPSTFNKCDFKTLWESSLPEDFIDKNTNTFNYFCQKVFKALNNKTLDFKTANIQWRQLAKGQYFNFVSKELKALKTLGKPKIILQKPQGKSHTETLNIQFSCVCNQKTLQAFKTICHKGSLKHYTATFLLIQNRKSLNSNKLNMVKNQFLRKDDNFNWHKTPGGNTQLIITLKTLIPSTLLAQTLEQYFLNITLK, via the coding sequence ATGGCTAAAAAACCACTAACGGCTCAGAGTATTATTACCTACCGTGAAGAGCTCGGTATGGATTGCGAGGAAACTAGTAACCTTCAGTGGGTATGCGATCTAATTAACTCTTTGAATATTAATGAGCGAGCATTATCAAAAGAGCAGCTCAACGATATTAATAAGCGAATTAAAAGTATTCCCACAGGTAAACAACGGGTGTTATTAAGTGCACTTGATCACGTTTTATTTTATTTGAAAGAAATATGTAATTGGCAGTTACCAGAAGTAAAAGAACAAGCTTTTACGGATGAGTCAACGATGTGGCTATTTAGTATTCATGAGAAAAATCTATTAGCAAGTCAATGCTTTGCCAGGTATGAATCACAACGTGAATCTTTTATGGATAAGCGATGGCATGACTTAGGTTGGGTATTACTCGTGCTAAACTTTGAAGTTGCCCCACTACATTTGTCATACTGGCAAAGAATATTATCAACACCTACCTGTATTGAGTTTTTCGAAGGACAATTTACACTCAAAGTGTCACACCCTAAACCTATTTCTTCATATGCAGATGAAGACAAAGCGAGTTTCACACGTTACCCACTGCCTGTTTTCCCTTTAAGGGTTTTGCTAAACTTTTATAAATATCTTCCTGAAAAGGCGTTAACAACAAAATCATTATTGGACGCTATTAATCGGTGGGTAGATACTGAGCCATATTATTTCGCTGCAATGAGCCCCGCAGAATGGTTGCGTACATTTCAATCATTTTGGCATCACCACTATGCAGTGCCACCAAAATTATTACGTGACTTAAGTGATCCTATGCGTCATGTATCGCCACTTGATTCCACAGAATGTTATGCTATTGATACGGTAAAAGAAAAATTATTATTCATCCCCCCGTTGAATAATGCGGTTGTAGGGGCAGAAAAAAAAGCCCCCGCTGATGCATGGCCTCATAAAAATCTTATTAAGTACCATAAACAATCATCCAAAGAAAACTCTACAAAACCTACTGCGCCAGCTTGGGGTACCGACAATGTTATACCTAAACTGTTTTATCACTATACTGATGAGCTATTTAATGAAGGTGGGGTTCACAAAAAGACACTCCTTTCTCAAAGTATCGACCGCTATACAAACTTTTATAAAAGCTTAAACCCATTAAGCTTTGATGATGCCACTAATCCGGAAACATTGCATCGTTGGGCACATAAAGAGTTCGATCGTTTAGATGAAAAAACAACACCGTGGCATTTATATAATTTCCTTCGCAGTGCATCACATCAAGAACTCACTGATGAGCTAGATCTAGAACAGTTCGAGCGCCCTGAGCTGCCTTCTCTTGTTGATCCATTTTGCTTAAATGTGTCTCAGATAAACAGCACCGTAGAGCTATTACTTTCTTCAAAAAACGGGGATGCCATGCAACGACTATTTGCCAGCATAGCGGTCATCTTAGGGTATTACGGGGCTATGCGAAGAGGCGAAGTTTTAAGGCTGTGTCTAGGTGACATTACTATTGTGAACCCACAAAAAAAGCAGCTTTTTAGTATCGTTATAAGAAATACGCCAGAGGGGACGACTAAAAATAAAAAGACGAGAATAATTACTGTATTTATGCCAGAGCCGGCAGCCAAACTTATACGAATATTATTAAAAATCAAAACAGGCTGTGATGAAACGAAGCCTTTACTTGGTTTTGAATACGAATCTATAGGCTTGCGTTCAAGCTATTATATCTACCCTGTAACTCAGGCACTCAAAGCACTATTCGGTCCTAAAGTACGTTTCCATCATTTGCGTCATGGTGGTGCGGAATTACTTTACTTACAGGGATTACATCTCGCTTATCAGCGTCAAGGGTGTCACTTATCAAGTATCCTTCAAGATGAAGCTACAGAGGCAATGCTATCTAAAGAAAGCTGTTTAGCGCGTTTTGATTTTTGGTTAGAAGGCCGACTATTTGACAAAATGAATGCCGGACTATTATTAGATGTTATAGCAAAACAGCATGGACACTCTAGCTACGCAACCACTCGTCGTCATTACCTTCATGGTATGGAAAAAACAATTGCATTATTCAAACCTGTATATCGCCAATACTCACGAGCAGAGCTTCGCTATATCTATGATATTCCAGTAGGTTCAAATGATATTTCGCGTATTTTAGATTCACTTAGCCAAGAGCACTCATTACTTAGTAGTGAGGATAAAAAGCAGTTTCAGCCTGAGCTAACAGAGAGCCAAATTATAAAAAAATTGAAATTAAATACCCTCATAGTAGGTAAAGTTACTACGACCAATAAACAGCCTTCTACATTTAATAAATGTGATTTTAAAACTCTATGGGAGAGCTCCTTACCTGAAGATTTTATCGATAAAAATACGAATACGTTTAATTACTTTTGTCAAAAAGTATTCAAAGCACTAAATAATAAAACCTTAGACTTTAAAACAGCCAATATTCAGTGGCGTCAATTAGCAAAAGGACAATATTTTAACTTTGTCTCTAAAGAGCTAAAAGCGCTTAAAACATTGGGTAAACCTAAAATAATTCTCCAGAAACCACAGGGGAAATCACATACCGAAACCCTTAACATTCAATTTTCTTGTGTATGTAACCAAAAGACATTGCAAGCTTTTAAAACTATTTGCCACAAAGGATCATTAAAGCATTATACGGCTACTTTTTTACTAATCCAAAATAGAAAAAGCCTTAACAGTAACAAATTAAATATGGTTAAGAACCAGTTTTTACGTAAAGACGATAATTTTAACTGGCATAAAACGCCAGGTGGGAACACTCAATTAATTATCACACTGAAAACACTCATTCCTTCTACATTGCTAGCGCAAACGTTGGAACAATACTTTTTAAATATAACCTTAAAATAA
- a CDS encoding site-specific integrase, which produces MSKEAIKSKERFKNSGAPFPNARHYALKLLAALIRLIKVYKPSSSTKVTAYDRALFNFLYLWLTGALTSCKSSKDIPDITIVSGNTPCQQHSLRSVRRNNPSWIEYAIAYPTKGSISWQWQPIPNGLNHWFSDAITKTKQANNCWVMSQEEKEVFLCFINDKWQTPPILKAKYLVRKDVLFNYFKKMVQCDPSLTTPAKAVLLGVDNLHHSSAFHYQRRDSDQIRSDIFVAQTYYLKRLSQAIYEPELLKLFSATKSILHNDSQLIRNTTKQQDYLFSTSGKIPSLYYDISAARRKYINTPPIFIGSIRYVNVDSVRRFFHELHLQGQKLEQSKHTLESLLELYNFRVFELALLYIALTSARPTHEITFKKEYCFDKHSVIIFDKGRYRTIWLCDYFRLALLRYEFLLQNLQLHSSTTFDSPLMWFLIDENLAVKPLSAKILRPFMAKWWSKANPGEVKIVPYHLRHFFAQHALTSLSPTLTSQDISRLMGHANYGEQLGSDELFPVVLNRFCSFLNKIPEFLNLAEIKGANHG; this is translated from the coding sequence ATGAGTAAAGAAGCCATAAAATCAAAAGAAAGATTTAAAAATAGTGGAGCCCCATTTCCCAATGCTAGGCATTATGCTCTTAAGTTATTGGCGGCTTTAATAAGATTAATAAAAGTATATAAACCATCATCAAGTACAAAAGTAACAGCATATGATCGCGCACTTTTTAACTTCTTATATCTGTGGCTAACTGGTGCTCTCACGTCATGTAAATCAAGCAAAGATATTCCAGATATCACCATTGTTAGTGGCAATACCCCTTGTCAACAACATAGTTTAAGGAGTGTCCGTAGAAATAATCCTTCATGGATCGAATATGCTATTGCTTACCCAACTAAAGGCAGTATTAGCTGGCAATGGCAACCTATCCCAAATGGTTTAAATCACTGGTTTTCTGATGCAATAACTAAAACGAAGCAAGCCAACAATTGCTGGGTGATGAGCCAAGAAGAGAAAGAGGTATTCTTATGTTTTATTAATGACAAATGGCAAACTCCTCCTATATTAAAAGCAAAATACCTAGTTCGTAAGGATGTTTTGTTTAATTACTTCAAAAAAATGGTTCAATGCGACCCTAGCCTAACAACACCGGCAAAAGCAGTTTTACTTGGAGTTGATAACTTACATCATTCTAGTGCCTTTCATTATCAAAGACGCGACAGTGATCAAATAAGATCTGATATTTTTGTTGCCCAAACATACTACTTAAAACGACTATCGCAAGCTATCTATGAACCAGAACTCTTAAAGTTATTTAGCGCTACAAAGTCTATTTTGCATAATGACTCTCAGCTAATTCGCAATACTACTAAACAACAAGACTACCTATTTAGTACATCAGGAAAAATACCTTCTTTATACTATGATATATCGGCAGCAAGACGAAAATATATAAATACCCCACCTATTTTTATAGGTTCAATACGATATGTAAATGTTGATTCAGTACGTCGTTTTTTTCATGAACTTCACTTGCAAGGCCAAAAGCTTGAGCAAAGTAAACATACGCTAGAAAGCTTACTGGAGCTGTATAACTTTAGGGTATTTGAACTTGCACTATTATATATTGCATTAACAAGTGCACGTCCAACACACGAAATTACATTTAAAAAAGAATATTGCTTCGATAAACACTCTGTCATCATTTTTGATAAAGGTCGTTATCGTACTATTTGGCTATGTGACTATTTTCGTCTTGCATTATTACGCTACGAGTTTTTACTGCAAAACTTGCAACTTCATTCATCTACTACTTTTGATTCTCCATTAATGTGGTTTTTGATTGATGAAAATTTGGCGGTCAAGCCATTATCAGCAAAAATTTTGCGACCGTTTATGGCTAAGTGGTGGTCAAAAGCTAATCCTGGGGAAGTAAAAATAGTACCTTACCATCTGCGACACTTTTTTGCCCAGCATGCATTAACATCACTATCTCCTACGCTCACGTCGCAAGATATAAGTCGACTTATGGGCCATGCAAATTATGGAGAGCAACTAGGAAGCGATGAGCTATTTCCTGTCGTACTAAACAGATTTTGCTCCTTTTTAAATAAAATCCCTGAGTTTTTAAATTTAGCGGAGATAAAAGGAGCAAATCATGGCTAA